DNA from Nitrospira sp.:
TATGCTTCACATCCAGCATGGTCTTCAACAACGCCACCATGTCTTTGGCCTTGGCCGACGACAGATAGAAGGTCCGAATCATCAGGTCTTGATACTGTTCCTGCTTCTGTTTGGTGTTCGGGCTGATGATGAACAACGCCGGCCCGGCTTTCTGCGCGAACAGACTGTTGCTGTTCAAGACCAGCGTCAAGGCTTCATCGAACGGTTTGTCTTCCAGCGACACGGTGATCGGATCGTTGCGCACGTCTTTGTCGAACACGAAGTTGACATGCGCGGCCTTACCCAGCGCCTCGAGCACTTCCTTCAAGCCGGCGTTGCGGAACTGCAACGTCACGGGCTGCTTCTGGCGGTCGTCCCGATCCAGCGCGTGCTGCTCTTCGGAAAGGCGTGACACTCCGTCCAACGCGTCCTTGTAAGACGGATCGAGCTCCACCGCCCGCTTATACCCCTCCATGGCTTCAGTCACCCGGCCCAATTGCGCCAGACGTTCCGCCTCCCGATAGCGATCACGGGCTTCTTTCAACCGCAAGGCTTCGGTCAGGCCGGATTCATGTTCCTTGCTCGTCGGCTCAATCGTCAGCGCACGTTTGAACTCATCGGCGGCCAACTCGAGTTGGCGATCCTTCAGCAGCTGTCTGCCCCGCTCCTCGTGCATCGCGGCGGCCCGTTCTCTGGCGATCGCATATTTGTTCTGTAACGACAGGTCGAAGGGAGCATCCTTGAGCGCCTGCCGGTAGGCGACCGTGGCCTCCTCCCAGTTCCCGGCCGCGAGATGCTGATCCCCGCGTTTGACGTCGGCAGAGATCAGGCTCCCACAGGCGGTCACGGCGAGACAACACACCAGGCCGGCGACCATGAGGAGAGGCCGGCGGAGCACACGGAGTATGGTGCCGACGTGTGTCGCGCGGAGGGGAGAAGCCATAGATCGGATCAACAAGGTTACAACTTCTTTGGTATACCAAACTCGACCAGACGCAACAATCAGATTCTCGCTTTGCACGGCAAACATCATACCTTCGTCTCCCACTCTTTCGGCAGGGAGGAGACGAGACATTAACGACCTACGACATCCGGCTCTACGGCGACGCGAGGAAACGGGACGGTACGTGTGGATCTCTGAGAGAGACGATCGATCGAAAAGACTTCGGCAGAACAATCAGAAGAGAGGTCCGAAAGACCCTTGCCGATCACACCAACGACGTCTTACAACCTCCAGTACTTCACCGATCCCGGCAACGCATCCGGGTTCAACACGCTCTTCACGTCGACCACGACATTGTTGCGTTGCTTGCGCAACGGCTTGAGCAGCTCTTGCATACCCATCTGCAGATATTCTCGATGCGCGACGGCCAGCACGATCCCATCCACCTGTTTGAGCTGATCCCAGGAAGACAGGCGCAAACCGTACTCCCCCACCGCCTCTTCCGGTTCCGCCAGCGGATCGTGAACGAAGACCTGAATCCCATATTCCTTCAGTTCATTCACGATATCCGGCACTCGGCTGTTCCGCAAATCCGGGACATTTTCTTTGAACGTCAACCCCAGCACCGCCACCTTCAAATCGCTGACGGGGCGTTCGACCTGGCTCAACAGCTTCACGGTCTGTTCGGCCACATACTTGCCCATGCTGTTGTTGATCCGCCGCCCGGCCAGGATCACCTCGGGATGGTATCCCACGGATTCGGCCTTCGCCGTGAGGTAATAGGGATCCACCCCAATGCAATGGCCCCCGACCAAACCGGGGTTGAACTTCAGAAAATTCCACTTTGTCCCAGCCGCCTCCAGCACCGACCTGGTATCGATGCCCAGACGATGGAAAATCAACGCCAACTCGTTCATCAACGCGATGTTGAGATCCCGCTGCGTATTCTCGATCACCTTCGCCGCCTCGGCGACTTTGATGCTGGACGCCCGATGGATGCCGGCCTTGACGACCGTGGCATAGGTCTGTGCCACGATCTCCAGGGACTCTTCATCCTGCGCCGAGACGACCTTGATGATTTTTTCGAGGGTATGCTCCTTGTCGCCGGGATTGATACGCTCGGGCGAATAGCCGATCTTGAAATCGATACCGCTCTTCAGCCCGGACGATCGTTCAAGGATCGGGAGACACTCCTCCTCCGTGGCGCCGGGATAGACCGTCGATTCATAGACGACGATGGCGCCGGAGGAAAGATTCGAACCGATCAATTCCGACGCTTTCCGCAAGGCCGTCAGGTCCGGTTGCAACGCCTCATTGATGGGGGTCGGGACGGCAACGATGATGAAGTCGGCGGTCTTCAGATCACTCGGTTCCGAGGTGTATCGCACCCGGCTCGCCTTCAAATCCTGCGGCGACACCTCTCCGGTCCGGTCCATGCCCTTGCGAAGTTCCTCGACCTTGGCCTTATTGATGTCGAACCCAATGACCGGTGCATGCTTGCCGAAGGCCACCGCGATCGGCAGCCCAACGTATCCCAAGCCCACCACTGCAATCTGCCGCTGCGTCTTTTTCGCCATGCCGCTCCCCTCATCAATGAACATCTCGACACCCATCCTATAGGATAGGTGTCGCAAAAAAGAATGGCAGAATATGTCTCATCCGTCAACGATTTCCCATGAGAACAGTGGACAGGTGGATGCGGGCGAGTAGCCGTCTAGCGTGCGAATGAGTCAGGTGATACTCAGAACAGGACCACGTCGGAAGCCTGTTGCCCTCTCCCCTTGAAACTTCTGCCCAGCGCAGCTTGTGCAGGGACGCTTTTGACCAAGAGTGACCTCCGCCTCCCACAGGGTGACACACTAGGACAACCAGGCACAGTTGCGCAACCCAGGCGCATCAAGCAGGAAACATTAAAGCATTTGCAAGGTTGCATAGGCTGTTGTAAGGTACGACGGTTCGGCAAAATTGCGGGCACTAATCTTGCTCATTCCAGGCACACTGATATTCACATCAAGGTGGCGGTTCCGTCCGGAGGCCAAGCGCTTGCCTCATTATGCAGACGGACAGTGGACCGGTGCAATCAGATGATCGCATTACCGACCGAGAGAACTTTAACAACCGACAAGGGGACAATCATGGACGGCAACTCGCGCTTCCACGCCTCCAAGAGATTGGCTACAACCGTGGCCATGCTGACGATAGGGTTCGGCCTTGCCACTCCTCCAAGCTACGGGGCAGGGGTCTGGACCAATGAGCCGGCCGGAGCCACAGTGGTGTTGGACTGCCCGTTTAGTGGTAAGCCTTCAGCCTGCGGAATACTTGATGCTTACTCATCGTCTATCCAAGATTCAGATGGTACAGCGCCAGTGTCCGCTGCAGGTGTAGCAAAATCGACGATTTATGCTGGCAACAACTATGGTGGGATGCAACTGAATTGGGTGGCCCCGCAAGTTTCCAATGAGATGTATGTGGGCATGATGTGGCGCACAAACCCTCAATTTTATGGGCGCACGGTAGCGAACAAGATGTTTTTCATTCGCGGCCCACAGGTCAATGGGTTTTGGGGGATGAACGGCTGTCCAGGACAAGGCTCTCCAACCTGCTATCTCATGTTCGGTCACAATACTGCAACGCTCAATAATAGCCAAGCCTGTTCAGCAGACCTCGGGTTAATCTGCAACCCCAACGTCGGCCCTGGTACGATAACCCTAGGTACGTGGACCAAACTGGAGGCGTACGTTAAGAAAAGCACGACCGCAACCTCGCAAGATGGGATCGTCCGCTGGTGGATCAATGGGGTGATGGCCGGCAACTATACCAATATGAATTACGCCCCGAATGGGCTCAACGAATGGGTCTGGTCAGAGACCTGGGACGGATATGTCAATCCAGTCCCTTCTGTCGACTGGAGCCATTTTATCGACCATCTGCACATTTCAATCCCAGGAGGCTCTAATTCTGCCGACCAACCTCCCGGGCCGCCGGCAGCTCCAACGTTGCGGAGCGTGACGACTCCGTAAGTCGATTCCTTCCACGCAGTCTGTACCCAGCTTTTATGCAGGTCAGGTTGTCTTGACCGTCCGCAACACCACATCCAACGCTTGAATGGTTGCCAGGTGATGTCCTAAAAATATTTGGACTCGCCTCGGCAACCGTTTCAGCAATGGACGTTGGTGAAAATCGAGCCGTACGATTTCAAACCGAGCGTGTGAATAATAGTTGTAGTGGCTGAGTTCCGTCGTCCCATCTACCGTAAAATAGTCGAACGTGCGTTCTGTAAAGAACTTCACATGGGTAGGGTCCTGAAAGGCTCCGGCCGAATTGTAGTACGGAACCTGGATATGCACGAGCCCCCCTGGTTTCGTGACGCGCCAGAGCTCTTCCATGACCTGAATGGTGTCGGGAAGGTGTTCAAGGAGATTGAATAACGTACACTTCTCAACACTTGAATCCTGAAACGGCCAAGGTTTTTTCGACAGATCGCAGACCACACTCACCCCTACCTGGGGGCTGATATCAACTCCCTTGTGCCCGGGAAGAATCGACTTTCCGCAGCCTAAATGCAACTTCAGGTCTGCCATGGTTGAACGTCCTCGACTCTGAGATGAAGGGAACGATGCGAAGGACACTTATGCCCTATGAGACTGTGACGGCAGACATAGCTCGCTAGAGACGCGCACAATATCTTGAAGGAGACGGGACTCTCCCCCACAACGCTCGGCATAACGCCTGCCGGCTGCTGCCGTCTTGTGACGCAATGCATCATCATTCCACAACTTGGTGATGGCAGCGGCCATGGCTTCTGGATCTTTGGGGGCTACGATGACCGCCTCGTTGGTCAACATACCTCTGGTCGCCAGCCCTTCGGTGATGATGACGCATTTGTTCAGCGCCATGGCCATCAGATATAAACTCAGGCCAGGTGCATACATCGTACTTGGCAGCAGCGGCACGACCACGATCTTGGCCCGGCGGATATAGCCAACCCAACTTTGTTCCCCCTCATTCTTGGCTGCAGCCAAATTGGCCGGAAGATTCGAAAGGTCCACATCCGT
Protein-coding regions in this window:
- a CDS encoding UDP-glucose 6-dehydrogenase, with product MFIDEGSGMAKKTQRQIAVVGLGYVGLPIAVAFGKHAPVIGFDINKAKVEELRKGMDRTGEVSPQDLKASRVRYTSEPSDLKTADFIIVAVPTPINEALQPDLTALRKASELIGSNLSSGAIVVYESTVYPGATEEECLPILERSSGLKSGIDFKIGYSPERINPGDKEHTLEKIIKVVSAQDEESLEIVAQTYATVVKAGIHRASSIKVAEAAKVIENTQRDLNIALMNELALIFHRLGIDTRSVLEAAGTKWNFLKFNPGLVGGHCIGVDPYYLTAKAESVGYHPEVILAGRRINNSMGKYVAEQTVKLLSQVERPVSDLKVAVLGLTFKENVPDLRNSRVPDIVNELKEYGIQVFVHDPLAEPEEAVGEYGLRLSSWDQLKQVDGIVLAVAHREYLQMGMQELLKPLRKQRNNVVVDVKSVLNPDALPGSVKYWRL